AGTTCACGGTGCAGAAACAAGCCGCCGAGACCCTGGAGCCGCTGAACGTAGCCGCCCAGAATGCCTCGGATATGGCTTGCTCGCTGGATAATCCAGACGCTTGCGAGGCCTGCGGTTCGTAAGGCTAGACTAACAATACCGGTTCCCAAGACTTATCTTAGCACCAATCACTGAAAAAGCCGCCTCACTATGGGGCGGCTTTTTGCTAGCCCCTTCTATCATGTTTGCGAACCATGAAATAGACCTTGCTAAGCTTAACCTAAACTGGCTGCACAGCGTCAGCATAGAGTTGGATGAGATAACTAACCTCTTAGAGGTAGCAGAGCGGGCTCATACATATCTACAAGCCAATGGCCAGATTGAAATGGTCGGCTACACGAACCGTCGCAAGTTTATTTCTGTTATTTTTACTATCAACGAGTATAAGCTCGTGGTAAATGACGTAGAGTTACCTCGTTATGAAACAATCCAAGACGTCGTCCTCCGCCGACTCGCCGCAGAATCCGGCTCATCTTTCAATGAACGGGAAGACCTCTGAAGAATGGGAAGCTGGCCGCATCAGTGGGCCACTCACGAAGCGTGAGTTGTTTGCTTATCTAAAGAAGATCGGCAAATTGCCCCCCAATACCGAATTGAAACAAGCATCTTAACACGGTGCAGAAACAAGCCGCCAAGACCCTGGAGCCGCTGAACGTAGCCGCCCAGAACGCGTCGGACATGGCTTGCTCGCTGAATAATCCAGACGCTTGCGAGGCCTGCGGCTCGTAGCGAATATAACCTAAATAAAAAAAGCCGTCTAAGATCTAGACGGCTTTTTTTATTCTAAATGATGACTATAAATACTGGGGCAACTAAATGACTGTTGAGAAATTTTCAATGTGAAATACGTAAAGTAAAAGACGTTTTGCGGTCAAGTTTTTGCTGATCGGACTCGGCCATTTATGGTGCTTTTATTTTGCTCTAGTTTACCGCATTCATCATCTCATATGCATTTTAAAAACAAGCTTTTAGTTATCTGTCTATTGTTTGTAGTGCCATCTTGGGCACAAACACTGCCCCCTCCCGATAAGGCACAGATTCAAAAAACTGTTACACAACTGTTACCTAGCCGCAACTACACTGTTGCAATTATGGATGGGGTGACCATGAATCCGCGGCTGCAAGTATTAATGCTGAAATTTCAGCAGGGCATTCAAAAGAACCCAGATGTTGCACAAGCAATTCAAAAGGCGGCTGCGGCCAAGCAGTTTCCTATGCCATACGACCGCCGCTTGGGACTCACGAAGGCGGAGTATGAGGAAATGCAAGTATTAATAGACAAACGAGAGATAAAGTCAGTTTCCACTTGTACTCAACAAGTAACAGTAACTAATCAAGCAGGAATTATTCGTTTTACGGCTAAGGATAAGCTTGCTATGCTGAGCGACTTTTGGCTTGACACAAATCGCAATGAAGCTCACGTAGGAGAGCACATACTCACCTTTGATCAAGCATTAGACATCACCGACAGTAAAAATGCTTATGAAAGCGCATGGACAGGTTACAGATGGGAATTTACGACACCCAAGGATCTGGATTTAGCAAATTATAACATGCGTGATTTGAGTAATTTAAATGCCACGATGTATAGAATTATTATAGGGAAGATAACCAAAACAGGACAGACTTTGGTGCAAATAAAAGGTATGGAAATAGAGAGCGGAGTGCGCACCGTATCCTTCGAAACGCCTCTTTTCTTTGAATAGACCTTCACTAATTGGTTTGTAGTGCTAAGCACTCAAGACACTAACAATTATGGGACAACTGAGAAGACCCGACCATTTTGGTTGGGTCTTCTCAGTTGTCTAGTAATATCATCAGTTCGTAACCCACGTAAGAGCAAGCCTATTCTTAGACTAACAAATACTTATGAAACCTCAGGTAATCTGCCACATGATGAGCTCCCTGGACGGGCGCACCATTCTCAGCCGCTGGGGCGACTCACCCAACACCAAGGAGTACGAAACGACGGCCGCCACCTTCGAGGCCCAGGCCTGGCTGTGTGGGCGCGTGACCATGGAAAAGGACTTCACCCACGGCCTAGCCCCCGACCTGAAGCCCGTAGCCTCCCCCTGCCCCGCACCGATTTCGTGGCCGAGCACGGTGCCGAGTCGTTTGCCGTGGCCGTCGATGCCCACGGGAAGCTAGGCTGGGAATCGGCCGCCATCGACGACGACCACATCATCAGCATCCTCACCGAGCAGGTAAGCGACGAATACCTGGCGTACCTGCGCGAGAAAGGCGTATCGTATTTGTTCGGCGGCGCCCAGGAAATCGACTTTGCGCTGGTCCTACGCAAGCTGGGCGAGCTATTCCCCATTCAGACCATCCTGCTGGAAGGCGGCGGCCACCTGAACGGCTCCCTGCTCAAAGCCGGCCTCATCGATGAGCTAAGCCTGCTGCATTACCCCGTGGTGGATGGCGCGCCCACCTCGCCCACCATTTTCGAGCAGGGCGACGCGCCCGGCCCCGCCACGCCCTTCAAGCTCCTGAGCGCCGAGCAGCGCCCCGACGGGATTCTGTGGCTTCGCTACGAGGCGGGAGCAGCTTAGGAAAAAGCCCCCAAGGAGCCGATTGGCAGCGTGGGGGCTTTTTCTTATAATGTGGTTCTACTCCAGGCGGTCATGCAGAGCGGAGCGAAGCATCTCGCGTGCTGATGTTGCAATCCTATATCTTTAAACTGAACATGTTACCATAAAGACATCTAACTAGTGTACATCTACCTTCTGACCAATCCTTCTAAGTCAGTCCTTTACACCGGCATCACTAACAACTTGGACCGACGGCTATGCTATATGAACACGGTCAAAACTTAGGTACTGTGGGCAAATTCACCGGTCGTTATCAGTGTAATCTGCTCATGTACTTTGAGGTATATCCCGATGCTGTTCAAGCTATTGCGCGCGAAAAAGAAATCAAAGGCTGGAGCCGGGCGAAAAAGAAGCCCTGATTGCGACAATGAATCCGACTTGGGAGCCTATCGATTTGAGTACTTGGCCGAGCTAAACGAATTGCTAAATAATTCTTCAACACCAGAACGTCATGCAGAGCGCAGCGAAGCATCTCGCGTGTTTAGTAAGAGTAGTAATCCTGTGTTAGCACGCGAGATGCTTCGCTCTGCTCTGCATGACCGCCTTTTAGAGTAGCTTTTTGACCAAGGCGGCTAGTATACTACACAGCGCAAAACGCTAACAGCAGAACTATCAAGATGCAGCAGATACAGGTAAACCTCAGGCCAACCGAAAAAGCCGACTTAGAGTTTTTCTTTCAATTCCAGCTTGACGAAGAGGCAGGTTACTTAGCTGCATTTATGCCTGAAAACCATACTGATAAAGAAGCTTATGTGGAGAAATACACCAGATTTCTGAATGACCCGACCATCCATATGCAGACTATTTTGGTGGATGAAATCATTGCCGGTAGCATTTCAAAATTTGAGCGGGAAGGCGACGCTGAAATCACGTATTGGATAGACAGACGCTTTTGGGGAAAGGGAGTTGCGACAACCGCACTGAAGAACTTTCTTATCCTCGAAAACACCAGACCTATTCTTGGACGAGTTGCATTTGATAATCTAGGCTCGCAGCGAGTCTTGGAAAGATGCGGTTTTGTGAAAATCGGCACGGACAAAGGTTTTGCGAATGCGCGCCAAACAGAGATAGAAGAGTTTATTTATAAACTGACATAGTGACTACTAAACAACGGACCACTCAATTGACGTGAACAAACCCGCTAAAACAAGAAGAGTCGTTTGCACCGCAGACGACTCTTCTTGCTTATACTTGACCTGATGCGATGACAGACACGTCAGCACGCGAGATGCTTCGGCTGCGCCTCTGCATGACGGCTGGGAGTGTGACAGGCCATTATAGATATGGTTTACTCTTGAGCATACTTCTGGCTTTCTAACTTCCCAGCTTCCAGCTTTCTAACTTCCCAGCTTCCAGCCGGCGCGGTAGTCGCGCTTTACAAACTGGTTGACCTCGTCGAAGTTGGTGATTTTGCGCTGCTGATTATCCCAGAGCAGCTCGATGCCGCGGCCGGGGTAGTCAAAGCCTTGGCCGGAAGCTTTGGGGCGCTGGAGGTCGTAGCCACGGATGGCGAGGTTGGCCATGAGCAGGGCTTCGGTGAGCGGGCCAGCCAGCTCGAAGGGTGAGCTGACGGTTTGCTTGCCGTGGCCGGCGATGCAGGCTTCTACCCACTGGCCGTAGTGGCCGTCGGCGCCGCCGGGCACGCGGGCGATGGTCTGCTTCACCTTTACTTCGTTGTTGCGGGAAGTGGGCAGCAGGCGCGGATCGGCGGAGTAGGTGCTGGCCATCATCTTGCCCTTGGTCCCGACGAAGAGGGTGCCGTTGCCGCCGTCGCCAAACTTCTCGTTGGGGCCTAGTTCGTCGGGGCGGGTGGGTTGAATGCCGCCATCCATCCAGTGCACGGTGATATCCTGCTTGGTTTTGTTGGTTTTGGGAAAAGTCAGCGTGACGTGGCTGGAAGGCGGGCAGCTCTCGGGGAAGTAGCCGCGCTTAAACTCATCAACATAGACGCTGCCCACGCTGGCCTGCACGGCGTTGGCGTATTGCAGATTCAGGACGCGGAAGGGCGCTTCCAGCAGGTGGCAGCCCATGTCGCCGAGGGCGCCCGTGCCGTATTCCCACCAGCCGCGCCAGTTGAAGGGCACCAGCTTATCTACGTAGTCGCGGTAGGGGGCCGTGCCGAGCCAGAGGTCCCAATCCAACTCCGAAGGCACGGTGCCTTTGGTGGTGGGCCAGGCAATGCCTTGGGGCCAGACGGGTCGGTCGGTCCAGCAGTACACGGTATGCACGTCGCCGATGATGTCGGCATCGTACCACTCCTGGAGCTGGCGCACGCCGTCGTTGGAGGCGCCCTGGTTGCCCATCTGCGTTACTACTTTGTAGCGTTTGGCCGCTTCGGTGAGCACGCGGGCTTCGTGCAGATCGTGAGTGAGCGGTTTTTGCACGTACACATGCTTGCCCATCTGCATAGCTGCCAGCGTCACGACGGCGTGGTTGTGGTCGGGCGTGGCGATGGATACGGCATCGATCTTCTTCGCTTCCTTGTCCAGCATCCGGCGCCAGTCTTTGTAGTAAGGAGCCTGCGGATACGCCTTGCGGGCCGCGGCAGCCCGGCGGTCGTCTACGTCGCAGAGGTAGCCGATGCGGGCTTTACCGGTTTTGACAAACATAGCCAAGTCGCTTTCGCCCTTACCGCCCACGCCGACGCCGGCTATTACCAGTTGGTCGCTGGGGCGGTGTAGCCTTTGCCCCCCAACACGAAGCGCGGCACAATCATGATACCAGCGGCAGCTACGGCGCTTTGCTTGATAAACTCGCGCCGGGACGGCGAATCGGGGATCTGGCTCATCGATACGTACGGGATAAGGGTGGGTGGAAACGAGCCGACCGGGGGGCAAATTTGCTCCCCAGGCCGAACTATTCAAGCGGGTATTCGCGGGCAAAGCCACAAACGAAAGATACAGGAATGTATGAATTTTGCGCGGTCTGACGCTGACCTGTGGATTCTGTAAGTAAGCACCTTAGCGTACAGTACTACACGCAAAAACGCCCAACCTAATGGCTGGGCGTTTTGCGCTCTTTGTGCAATTAAGCACCAACAATAGGGTTCGTTTAAAACGTTACGCGCCGGATAGTGCCGTCGCCGTTGCTTAGAACATAATAGGTACTGCCGCTGATACGCTCGATATCGGTGGGGCGCTCGAGGCCACCTAGCAGGACGGTGCCCGCTTCGTTGCGTACGGCCCCGGTTTTGGGCTGGAAGCCTACGTTTGTTGGGGGCTGAAACACGAATTCAGCCAACTGAGTAACTACGGGGGCTTTGTTAGCCGATAAGGCGATGTCGGTGAGGGTAGTGAAGCCGGTGCGGTAGTCGCTCACCACGCCGCTGTTGCTTACCTGCATTATTTTGGCGGCGCCAGTGGTGAAGGGAAAGCCGGTGAGCAGGCTAACCAGGAACCGGCTGCCATCGTGCACAATACCTGTGGGTACGGGCTGGGTCTGGGGATTGATGTTGGGGAAGCGGGCAAATACGCTCAGCGTTCCGTTGTCCTTATCACGCCGGATGATGGCATTGGCGCCCGCATCCGTGATATACAGGCTACCATCGGGGCCGAAGGTCATGTTGTAGAGGTTGGAATCAATCGGGTCGGAGAGGTTCTGCGACAGCACGTACGAGCCGATATCTTCCGATGTGAGGCTGGAAGCTGGCCGCGCAGGGTCGCCGAGCCGGTAAGCAGACACATCTACCCGATACAATTTGCCAGAATAGCCCCCCAGAATATACAAGATGCCGTCACGGTAGAGTACGTGGCCAATACCGGTTACTTCTCCATCCGGCCGCAGATCAGACTGAAAACCAGTAAATACCGGATACACCTGCCCAGTGCCCGCTACCACCGATACCCGCCCATCGTTACCGCCCGTCCCCGTCTCGCTTACCCACACACGGCCATTCGGCGCTACACTCATCCCAATCGGGTTCACCAGATCATCGGTTAAAATAGGCCGTTGGGAAGCCAGCAATCCATCGAGGCCATCGATGTCGTTGCAGCCGGTAGCGAGGATCAGAAGTAAGGTTGCACTCAGGAGGTAGCGTTTGTAATTCATGGCAATTGATAGTTGGAGTGAAGAAAGAAAATATGATTATTTTGGTTGAAATAGCTGTTAATCAGCTTGTTACACCTAATTAATAAAGTTAAACCCGAATTTCATAGCATTATTTCAATCTATTTTAGGACTGGTATCATGCCGTTGTTCAGCTTCTGCGCCAGTAATTCTCCCCTTTCAGGAAGCCCTAAAAAAGCCCCCCAGGCTCTCCGCCCGACGGCACCAAGGGCGGTGTGGCACCGAGCCTGCATCTTGTGTAGCTTAGGCGTCCTTCCGTCTTTGTCTTATGTTACCGACTGGCAAGAAAATGCTTGGTCCTTCTCCCGCCCGGCTGGCCTGGTATAATGCTGTGCCGAACGTGTTCTGGTCGGTGCTGGGCCTGACGCCCATCAGCGTGTTTTGCTACCAGCATATGGCGCGGCCGTGGCTGTACGCGCTGCTACTCATCAGCCTTTTGGCGTTTGCGGTACCGACTTCCTGGTTCAGGTATCTACAGCTTAGTCGCCGGCCGGCCGCTTACCGCCGATTGGGCGTGCACGTTATTAACCGCTTCACCCAGCACGGCGACCTTATTCACCGCCTCATTCGTCGGCAGTATCCGCAGTACCAGCGCGTCCGCACTCACTCCAATAGAGCAGCCCTGGTAGGCGCCACCTATCATCAGGAGCGGTTTCACTGGGTGCTCTTTCTGTTTTTTCTACTGACGAGCCTGTATGCCGTCGCGCACGGCTACGGGCGTTGGGCGCTGCTTATTGGGTTTACCAATGTCGTTTACAACCTCTATCCGATCTGGCTACAGCAGTACGTTCGAGTGCGGCTTCGTGCTTCTTCTGCCTATCCGTGAAGAGATTGCCTAGAGAGAAGGCAAATAGATTCTGATTACTCTATATTACCTGAATTATTCGCCTCTGCTTTATCGCCTACACTACCAGACTTAGTCTCTCCTTCTACCCAAATCTATGGCCCTTCTTTACAAACGAACTTTTCTGACATTGCTGGTTCTGGGTCTGCTCACGGTTCCGGCGCTGGCCGCTCCGGCCGCAGCACCCGATTCGGCCGCTGCTTTTAACATTGAAGCTGCCACTCAGCACTATCTCAACACGCTCACGCCCGCCCAAAAGGCCAGCTCCGACGCCTACTTTGAGGGGGCTACTGGCTGCAAATCTGGGGGCTGGTGTATGCGCTGGGTGTGGCAGCCATATTTCTGGCGCTGGGCCTGTCCAGGGTTATAAGAGGCTGGACTTCGCGGCTGCCGGGCAAGGTGCTGCCCACGCTGGCTTACGCGGCGCTCTATCTGCTGCTGGCTTACTTGCTCAACTTCCCACTGAGTCTCTACGACGATTATTTCCGTGAGCATCAGTATGGTCTATCCAACCAGAGCTTCGGGGAGTGGCTGACTGATGATTTGAAAGGCTTGGCGCTATCGTTGGTATTCGGGAGTTTGGTATTGCTGGCGTTGTACGCGGCCATTCGGCGCACGGGGCGGAACTGGTGGATGTGGGGCACGGGGATACTGGCTGTCTTTCTGGTTGTATCCATATTCGTGTCGCCGGTATTTATCTCGCCCTTGTTCAATAAGTACACGCCGTTGCCAGCGGGGCCTGTGCGCGACCAGATTCTGAGCATGGCGCGGGCCAACGGCGTACCCGCCGACAACGTCTACCTCGTGGATGCCTCCAAGCAGAGCAAGCGCATTAGCGCCAACGTGAGCGGACTAGGGAGCACTATCCGGGTTTCGCTCAATGACAACCTGCTCAACCGCTCTACGCCCGAAGAAGTGCAGGCCGTAATGGGCCACGAGCTAGGCCACTACGTGCTAAACCACATCCCCAAAATGCTGATCTTCCTTGTCCTGATTATTGGTATCGGCTTGTGGTTTGTCGATTGGGCCTTTCACCGCCTGATTGGGAGCTACGGGGCCCGCTGGGGCATTGCCAGCGTTGCCGACGTGAGTGGGCTGCCGCTGCTAATGGCTTTGTTTGCGATATTTATGTTTCTGGCCACGCCCGCTTTCAACACCATTATCCGCACCCAGGAGCAGGAGGCCGACGTGTTTGGCCTGAACGCCGCCCGCCAGCCCGATGGCTTTGCTACCATTGCCATGAAGCTGTCGGAGTATCGCAAAATTGACCCTAGCCCGCTGGAAGAAATGATTTTCTTTGACCATCCCAGCGGCCACACCCGCGTGCTGACGGCTATGCGCTGGAAGGCAGAGCATCTGCAGACTGAATAGACCCGTCGTACTTTATGCAAAACGCTATTCTTCAACTGGTTCACCAAGCACATGCGCTGAGTGAGGCCGCGGCCGTAGAGGCCACTGATCCGCTGGAGCGCAAAAAGCTTATCCTCGCCGATTTGTCTTTGCACTTAGTGCAGGCGGCACTGCGCCATCCCCAACCGCAGCCAGCGGAGCTACGACGCTATTTATTCTCCGTGCTCACTGTGTGCGATGGGTTTGTTCCAGACCTCGACCTTAAAGCAATGGCTGAAGTGGTACTTCCTCCTTCTCAGCCTAATACCGCAGCCGCGGCAGAAAATAACGTGGCGGATTGACAGCTCCCGGAGGCCCAGAGGAGAGCAGCAGCGAGATGTAAAGCGTACGTAGCGGACAGGTGATAAGCTAAGTGTCAGGCAACTATGGCCACTTAGTCGGTGGAAGCGTAGAAGGCAAAAGAATGCTCCTTATCTCCCACTCCACCTTATTCCTATGCATCGCTTCCTATTCGTTATTCTCCTTCTTGTGTCGGCCGGCCTAAGTGGGCCTGTCAGTATCGCGCAACAGCCCACTGATGGGCTGCCGCCGCGACCTACGCCTTTTCGCTTCGTAACCGACCAAGCACAGCTTCTCTCTCCCGCCGACGTTAAAACGCTGGAAGGCGGTCTGCGGCGCTACGCCGATAGCACCGGCACCCAGATTGTTGTCGTGACGGTGGCCACGCTGGGCGGCCGCCCGGTGGCCGAGTATGGCCGCGCACTGGGTGAAGCCTGGGGCGTTGGGCAGCGCGGCAAAAACAACGGTATTGTGCTGCTACTTTCGGGCCAAGAGCGGCAGGTAACGATTCAGGCGGGTAGCGGCCTGCGCGCCCAGATTACGCCGGAGCTGACCAATGAGGTTATCAGTCAGAAAATGGCCCCCAGCTTCAAGCAAGGCCGCTACTTTGCGGGCTTACGTGCGGGCCTGAACTCCTTGATGCTGGCCGCCAGCCCCACTTTTGCCCCCCAGGGCAAGCAGCAGGCCGCAACTGCGGCGGTTCCAGGTGCGGCATCAGCGCCGGGTAGTGCGGCAGGCGCTGGCCTTATGACCGACGAATCGAGCCTGAACAATGAGCTGCCCGCGGCCTCTGAACCAGCCTCGGAGCCTTATAGGCCGGCCGTAGCGCCGCCTGAACCGTCGTCGCCGGGCCTGGGGATGGGCACACTGGCTATCGGGGCTCTGGTAATTGGCGGTATTCTGTGGCTGGTGATGCGGATGTTTCGGAGCAAGACTCCAGCTGCCACCCGAACTGTTTATTCCAACCAGGATCAAAATCGTAATCAGACGCCTGATTTCCTAGGTACCCAATCGCGCGGTGGCAACCAACCTGCGGGGCCGGCTGGCAACTATAGCCGTGGTCCAGCGCGCCAGCCAGTACCCGATTTTCTTGGTACCGGCTCCATGAACAGGGGTGGCGGTGGCCTGAGCAGCGGCATGGGGGGCATTTTGGCAACGGGAGCCGCCGCCGCTGCGGGCGCTTACCTAGGCAACCGGATGGCCTCGGGCGGGCACTCCGACCAAGCCGGCAACAGCATAGCTGGTCCCGACAACACCGCGTCCCAAAACCTTGACCCCGCGAATACTTACGCGGCCGGTATGGGCGGCGCAGCTGCTTCTGGTGGCTTCCCAGCATTAGAAGGTTCAGGCAATGTTGAGGAAACGAGCCCTGATTATTTCTCCGACCTACCAGCCGAGAGCTCTGAGCCCGACTTTTTCTCCGCCGATGAGACGTCGTCCTACGATGATACTGCCTCCGATGACACGGGCGGCGGTGGCTTCGACGATACCAACGACAACAGCGGCTCCTGGTAAGCGTTTCGGAACTCTGTTTTCAGCAAAAAAGCCCCCCAAATATGCTTTGGGGGCTTTTTTGCTAGGCGTTATTTCTGCGTGGCTCTTATAGTCCGCCAGCTGCCAGCGTGGGAATTACTGCTACTGGTACCGAAGTGTTGAGGGTAGCCAGCTGCTGGCTTTGCTTGCCCAGCCGAACCTTCACATTGCGCACGGCTACTTCTTCGTTTGCTCCATTTGATTTCACCCGTAGCGTGTACCGATAGCTGTCTTTCCCGACCTTCAGGCACATTAGGTATTCGCCGGGCTGCAAATTATCGAAGTTGAGGCGGCAGGTATAATACGATTGGTTGAATGCTTCATCGAACAGCTTCTGGCCAGTGATGAGGCTGTACACCTGCAGCTGTCCGCGCTGCTTGGCCAGGTTCTGGGTGCGCACCCGAAAAACGGTGGGTTCTACTTTGTCGATGGCTACGGGTTGCTGCTGCGCCACTGCGGGGCTGGCAAACAAGGCACCACCAAACAAGAGCACGCCCAAGGTGGCCCGACGCAGATAATCCAAAGCAGAAGTGGCTGGCCGGTGAGCAAAACGGGCGGCGAAGCAGGAAGCAGCGGAAGTGAAGAAGCTTTTCATGATAAAAAGTTTGGGGTTAGAAATGATGGAGGCGTTACCAAATGCGCCGCTTGGCAGCGGCTATTTTCCTCTATAATGTTGCTGCTGGTGGCCGAGCCTGCTGCTGGAAACAGCAGAGCGTGTGCGGTTGTGAACAGTTGAATTGTAGAGGCATAGATAAATTTCCAACACCCGTGCCACTTACGTAATATATTACAATACAAATACTTACAATAAAACCACACCAAATACCACCGCTGAAAACTGTTCGCTCTCGGACAGAGCGTTCGATTTCGAACTAGGAGGGAGAGCTGATATCAATAGGGTAGTGGAAAAACTGCATGCGTGGGGAGTATTCGTCACCCGACACCCTTCGTTTTGCTCCACGGCCTGCCTACTGGCGCCATCACTATGGCTGCGCTTATTACTTTAGCCAGCGCGTCGCTACTACCTATACTTTATGGAGTCAATTCCTACCCCAGTTCTTAATCCGCCCCTCCACCAAGTACCCGTGCTCGAAACGGCTCGCCTACTTATGCGGGGATACAAACCCAGTGATTTTGAGCAGTATGTGGCTATGTGGTCCGACCCCAAGTTTTACCGCTACCTGACTCCGCGCCCCATGGTGGAGGAAGAAGTATGGGCCACTATGCTGCGCAGCATTGGGCACTGGGCGCTGATGGGCTTCGGGTTCTGGGCTATTGAGGAAAAAGAAACCGGCGCCTTTATCGGTGCCGTGGGCTTTGCCGATCCGAAACGCGACATCGTACCCTCGAGCCACGGCACGCCCGAAATTGGCTGGGTGCTGGCTGCTTCCGCCCACGGCAAAGGTTACGCGACGGAGGCCGTAGCGGCGGCCATTGCCTGGGGCGATGCGCATTTTGGGGCCGTGCGTACCGTGTGCATTATTCATCCGGCCAACAAAGCCTCCCTGCGCCTGGCCGAGAAGTTTGGCTACCGGCCCTACCACCGCACCACCTACAAAGATCAGCCGACTGTGATGCTGGAGCGGTTTGGGAAAGAGTAATTCCTCGCTTCTGCAACTGCTACCGAATACAAACTCATTTTAAAAAAGCCCCCAGATTTGCTTTGGGGGGCTTTTTTATTCCGACTTACTGGTTGCACGCAGAGTGCGTGCCCCGCATCGGATTTGCTGCGCTTTTTTCGAGGTGTTCACTCATGTATCAGGAAAAAATTAGGTGCCTTGATAAGGTAAAAAGCCAGTTGATACGTCGTATAGCCTAACAATCGGGCTCCTGCCACAGACGTGGGAGCGCCCTTTAACGACCTATATAAGCGGCTTCGCAACGGCGCACGCCGCCTCAACTACTATTCTTTCTTTCGCATGCTACCCATTCAGCAGCAGGTCTATAGCTACCTGCCTATCAAACCCACGCTCGCAGCCAAACCCTCCAACGACTCCCGCTTCAGCGAGGATTTGGGCATGGATCAGATCGACTTTTTTGAGCTGGTTATTCGCCTCGAAAACCTCTACCACGTCCGCATTCCTGATACGGAGCTAGAGCAGGTGAAAACAGTGCAGCAACTCATCAGCTGTCTTAATGATCAGCTGGTAGGGCAAAAGTGGGGCTGCTCGTTGCTTATGGCCTAGACTACTACACCTGTTTACTTCGCCTGACGCATTTGTGCTTATTCCTGAGAGCGACTTTTCTCGGCATTCCGCTTTTCACTAAAACTGAAGGTGGCGTGTACCAGCT
The window above is part of the Hymenobacter radiodurans genome. Proteins encoded here:
- a CDS encoding RibD family protein, whose amino-acid sequence is MAEHGAESFAVAVDAHGKLGWESAAIDDDHIISILTEQVSDEYLAYLREKGVSYLFGGAQEIDFALVLRKLGELFPIQTILLEGGGHLNGSLLKAGLIDELSLLHYPVVDGAPTSPTIFEQGDAPGPATPFKLLSAEQRPDGILWLRYEAGAA
- a CDS encoding GIY-YIG nuclease family protein; translation: MYIYLLTNPSKSVLYTGITNNLDRRLCYMNTVKT
- a CDS encoding GIY-YIG nuclease family protein; the protein is MLYEHGQNLGTVGKFTGRYQCNLLMYFEVYPDAVQAIAREKEIKGWSRAKKKP
- a CDS encoding GNAT family N-acetyltransferase; amino-acid sequence: MQQIQVNLRPTEKADLEFFFQFQLDEEAGYLAAFMPENHTDKEAYVEKYTRFLNDPTIHMQTILVDEIIAGSISKFEREGDAEITYWIDRRFWGKGVATTALKNFLILENTRPILGRVAFDNLGSQRVLERCGFVKIGTDKGFANARQTEIEEFIYKLT
- a CDS encoding ScyD/ScyE family protein, which codes for MNYKRYLLSATLLLILATGCNDIDGLDGLLASQRPILTDDLVNPIGMSVAPNGRVWVSETGTGGNDGRVSVVAGTGQVYPVFTGFQSDLRPDGEVTGIGHVLYRDGILYILGGYSGKLYRVDVSAYRLGDPARPASSLTSEDIGSYVLSQNLSDPIDSNLYNMTFGPDGSLYITDAGANAIIRRDKDNGTLSVFARFPNINPQTQPVPTGIVHDGSRFLVSLLTGFPFTTGAAKIMQVSNSGVVSDYRTGFTTLTDIALSANKAPVVTQLAEFVFQPPTNVGFQPKTGAVRNEAGTVLLGGLERPTDIERISGSTYYVLSNGDGTIRRVTF
- a CDS encoding glycosyl-4,4'-diaponeurosporenoate acyltransferase CrtO family protein gives rise to the protein MLGPSPARLAWYNAVPNVFWSVLGLTPISVFCYQHMARPWLYALLLISLLAFAVPTSWFRYLQLSRRPAAYRRLGVHVINRFTQHGDLIHRLIRRQYPQYQRVRTHSNRAALVGATYHQERFHWVLFLFFLLTSLYAVAHGYGRWALLIGFTNVVYNLYPIWLQQYVRVRLRASSAYP
- a CDS encoding M48 family metallopeptidase, with the protein product MAAIFLALGLSRVIRGWTSRLPGKVLPTLAYAALYLLLAYLLNFPLSLYDDYFREHQYGLSNQSFGEWLTDDLKGLALSLVFGSLVLLALYAAIRRTGRNWWMWGTGILAVFLVVSIFVSPVFISPLFNKYTPLPAGPVRDQILSMARANGVPADNVYLVDASKQSKRISANVSGLGSTIRVSLNDNLLNRSTPEEVQAVMGHELGHYVLNHIPKMLIFLVLIIGIGLWFVDWAFHRLIGSYGARWGIASVADVSGLPLLMALFAIFMFLATPAFNTIIRTQEQEADVFGLNAARQPDGFATIAMKLSEYRKIDPSPLEEMIFFDHPSGHTRVLTAMRWKAEHLQTE
- a CDS encoding TPM domain-containing protein, translated to MHRFLFVILLLVSAGLSGPVSIAQQPTDGLPPRPTPFRFVTDQAQLLSPADVKTLEGGLRRYADSTGTQIVVVTVATLGGRPVAEYGRALGEAWGVGQRGKNNGIVLLLSGQERQVTIQAGSGLRAQITPELTNEVISQKMAPSFKQGRYFAGLRAGLNSLMLAASPTFAPQGKQQAATAAVPGAASAPGSAAGAGLMTDESSLNNELPAASEPASEPYRPAVAPPEPSSPGLGMGTLAIGALVIGGILWLVMRMFRSKTPAATRTVYSNQDQNRNQTPDFLGTQSRGGNQPAGPAGNYSRGPARQPVPDFLGTGSMNRGGGGLSSGMGGILATGAAAAAGAYLGNRMASGGHSDQAGNSIAGPDNTASQNLDPANTYAAGMGGAAASGGFPALEGSGNVEETSPDYFSDLPAESSEPDFFSADETSSYDDTASDDTGGGGFDDTNDNSGSW
- a CDS encoding GNAT family N-acetyltransferase; the encoded protein is MESIPTPVLNPPLHQVPVLETARLLMRGYKPSDFEQYVAMWSDPKFYRYLTPRPMVEEEVWATMLRSIGHWALMGFGFWAIEEKETGAFIGAVGFADPKRDIVPSSHGTPEIGWVLAASAHGKGYATEAVAAAIAWGDAHFGAVRTVCIIHPANKASLRLAEKFGYRPYHRTTYKDQPTVMLERFGKE
- a CDS encoding acyl carrier protein, which gives rise to MLPIQQQVYSYLPIKPTLAAKPSNDSRFSEDLGMDQIDFFELVIRLENLYHVRIPDTELEQVKTVQQLISCLNDQLVGQKWGCSLLMA